GGCTGTAATAGGAGAGCTGAGGGCAAAAATCCTTGTCCTCGTAGAGCCAAGGTTTTGGTGAATGGGAGGGGTGGGATGTCACATAAAAATCCAGGCTCTCCCCTCCTCTCAAAGACACCACTGGTGGTGCCACACTGGGGCCCACACTGCCCTGTAGCAGTGATGCTGGACTGCAGCAGCCTCCTCCGGACATGGCCACATGCTCCCCCACTTACTGCAGGCCCCACCTGACCCACCTCTTTATGCCCTGACCTGGCCCCAGGGAACACTGGAGTTTGTAACCCCAGATACTGACAGTACAGGTGTGTTCATCCCATTGAAATGTGATgagactgaggctcaaagagggtAACTACCTACCCAAAGCACATTGTTAATGGCAGGCCTGGGTGAGGACACCATTTCCCATCTCCTGGTTCCTTCTCCTCCCATTAGACCATGTTCCCAAGAACTTGGCACAGTGCTGGCACCTGTGAACATTTGCTAAACAGCAGTTCTCTCCACCAATTTTTTTTCCCATCAGTGAGAAACCAGCTCAGATTTTAAGAACTGCCCTCAGGGGCTcaaaggaaagaaatatggaaaaaatacATCCATTCCCCCACTCACTGTCCCTCTGGGAGGGAAAGAAGCAAGGGGAGAGTCAAGGTGCCCCAGGGAGGGGCCCAAAGCACCCTCTCGCTAGATGTCCCATCCTGAGTATCCCTCTGGTTCGCCAACCCTGGCTCCCCGCTCTCCTCCAATCCCTGGCTCAGCCTGCAGCCCTTACGTTGAACATGTCCCTCCAACCGCTGGTGCTGCCAGAGAGCAGTGTGTCAGGCCGGGCCAAGCCAGCATTGTTGATGCAGATGTCCACACCGCTGTGCTGAGAGCGGACAGCCGAGAACATGGACAGGATGTCCTCCTCACTTGACAGGTCACATCTGTAGGGGATCAAAGTCCCGGGGTAGCCTGCACTCCTACATTCGGCAGCCAGCTCCTATGAAACCCAACAGGGGTCTAACTGGGGTGAGCTGCTCACTCCCCCACACACCCCCCCACCGCCCCCAGACAACCTCCCTTCACTTCACCACTCAGGGCTCTCTCCTTGGGGGGCCACCTTTCGGCTCCCCATCCCCAAAACTTGTCCTGTTTGGTCAGAGTCCAAAGGGAGGTGAACACTGCAATCACCAATGGAGAAGCCACCCGGACAAACCTGGGCATCCAGTTCTTAGAAGGGAAGAGGGGTGGGGCTCTGAGGGGGCCAGAGAAGGGGGTCAAGGATGCTGGCGATGGAGTGATATTCCTTGTCTGCCTCCCCATCAACAGCACCACCTCTGCTCTCAGCTAAGACACACCTCTCACCCTACCCTGTGTTTCTTCCACCGCTGCCAAGAGTAACTGAACTGCTTATGCCAGGGCCTTGGGTCTCTTCTCTCCTATTGCCTCCAATCCCTCCCAATGGCTTATATCTAAACTATCACCCCCCTTCCACAGACTGTAGCCAGTCGGCTCAGAGCTCTCACACATACTTTTCCATTGAGCCCAACTGCCGATCTCCCCTTGCCCTACCTATAGGAAGGGTCAGAGGTCAATATAGATTCTTTGTCTCTAGCCCTCTTTGTACTACCACTCACCCAAAGTTTGCCTAGAGACTGAGGCAAGTCAGGTGGCAGGTGACATCGAGCACCCCTGGGGCATCGCTAGGGCTCTCAACACACTGAGGGGCCCTGAGAGAAGAGAGACCCGAGAAAGCAGAGCCTCTGAGAGTTGGGAAGCTGATATTCAGAAGCAGGAAGACAACACACTGTGAAGCCCTGGAGGGCAGCGACTGGGCCCCTGAGCCTCGTGAAGGTGACTATGTACATGTGCGGGAGGGAGAGGGCTGGGGCGTGCAGGGTGCCCTAGAGGAAGGCCAGCTGCCCTGGCCTGGAAACACTTCCTCCCCCAGACCAAGCTGGAAATAAAGGGCAGGATTAAGTGAAGgaaattattttctgctttaacTTTCTGAGAGTTCAAAAGGGACTTAAAACTCCCCTGCACCCAATTTCACCCATTCAGGACTGCCTCAGGAACTAGGGTTTCTCTCTGGAGGAGCCCAAAACTCAAAATCTGTTTTCCTACCAATCAGTAAAAACAGACTGTGGGCAAGGAAGCCTGGAACTCTCCCCTCCCTTGGCATGGCATCTTCTCCCTTCTACCACTAGACTCAACCCCCCACACGAAAACCCAGAATGGAAGGACTAAGAACATATTTCTCCCTGTCACTGCCTTCTCATTGCTCCACCTGTATTCATCTGTCCTCACAAATGACCCGAAACCATGTCAGTCCCCTCACAGGAGAGGCATTCTTCCCTCATTAAAGGAATCATCTGGGGCTGAGGAATCAGCCTGGTGATCTTCTTGGAACTCAGGAGCCCCCCACCTCTTTCCTGGCTAGTTTGGGGTGGTGGAGCAAGAAGAAAAGGCAGGTGTGGCTTTAGAACTAGTAATCCAGTGGTCAAATCCCTGGCCTGATCCTTTAGGCTCCGCGGCCAGGGCTAGGCCCTGAGCACCTCAGAATAGGAGAAAGGGAGGGGCAGAGAGTGGGGCAAAGGTATTGCCAGGTGACCTTGGGACTATGTAGGCAGCTATAAAGTGCACCCTGGGTAGTGGCAATGGAGGGGACAGCAGCTCCTTCCCAGCCACCTTTGCCCTCTACCCCCACCCAAGACCTCCTTACCCTCTCCCTGCCTGGGGACTTTGAGCAATGGTTGAGATAGCAGCTAAGCACTGACCCCAAAACCTGACAGTTTTTGCCTGGGGCACAAAGATGACCTATAATGGAAAATTTCTCATCTTTTTCCTCCCTGCTTCATACCACTTTTCTCTGATCTGAGCTCTTGCTGCTCACAACTCTGGGGATCCCAAGCCCACCTTAGGAGAAGAACCAGGAGTTTCAGTTCCACATTGCTTTGTCCCCTCAGGTGCTCACATGTGCAATGCCCTGTTTCACCTATTCAGTCCCACCTAGGGCAGCGAAATTGGAGAGAGGTCTACCTATGAATATCCCATTCATCTCCTATGCCCACTGGGTAGGGGTTAACCCTCAGATTtggtgtgggggaagggggcTGAGCCTCTTCAGAAAAGCTCCACTCCCATCGCAACCCCAGCCTCAGCCCTGGTGAAAAATGATCCCGACCCAAACCTCGAGTTCCCGCTCATCTGGCTGGCCAGCCACTTTGCTTAGCTTTGTGAGCTAGATAAGGGGACCAGAGGAAGTAATCCACGGGATTAGTTAGCCACTGAGGCGAGaaagctttctttccttctccccgGCTGCCTAGCTAGCCCCCGATCTCCGGCTTTCTCTTTTCTCAGCCTGCctgggcaggcaggtggagagggagaaagatgccAGGGAGTCAAGAGATTTGGTACCCTGGAGTAGGGGCTGTCAGCAGAAAAGGCTCCTAAAGAGATGGGACTTCATGAGAAAAGCAGAAACCTGCCCTAAGGGATCCACAGGCTTCCCCCTACTAGGCATCCATCCTCCTGGCCCTGAGCCCTGCCGCGGCGAGCAAGGGAGCTGGGTCACTGCCCCTCCCCCGCCCGCCTCCCCGGGCGGAAACGACGCCTCGCAAAGCGACCCGATCCGCGACTGGGCCTCACCTCGATGTTGCCCACGGTGCGGGCGCAACCCACCACCTTCAGTCCCTGCTGGACCAAGGCTCGGGCCACGGCCGCGCCGATGCCCCCCGAGGCTCCCGTCACCAATGCCAGCCGGTCACGCCACCGCTCCATGCCTGCCCGGGCCGGGGCCCGAGCTGCTCGCCGGCTCGCGGAGCTCCTCCCCGGGTCGCACGGGCTGGGTCGCTCTGCTCACCGCCGCCCCGCCCGCGTCCGAGCCGAGCTGGCAACCTCTTTCATTCTGGCGAGGCTCCGGCTGGGGCTCCACCCTCCTCTCCGTGGCTACCGGCCAAATCCAGCCGAGCCCCGCCCCGCGCCTTCCGGCCCCGCCCCTCGCCTtccggccccgccccgcgcccggCGAGCCCGCCCCGCCTCCGCCGGGGAGGGAACTGCTGCCGGCGAAACGGGTGCGGGAGGGTCCTGGGAGCTCGTGGTCTCGCCTCCCGGGGGGCTTTTCCCTTCGCGGCATGGAAACCGAGGTTTAGAGGGGGCCTGCGCCAGGCCCGAGGGCACACGTACTCtggcctcttctccctcccttgttCCTGACCCgtaaggccaggaagagaaataaGGGCACTTAAGGTGACTAAGCCCTCCTCCGTCAGCTGGCGACTGACGGGAAGGATTCAATCCAGAAAAGACTGTCTCAGTCATCAACGTCGTAATAGGTAACTTGGGAGGCACACTCAACCCTACTTGATCCCTCGGCCTTATTAAGGAAGACTGACgatttaaaatggaaaacaccCCCAAGTACCCCCCTTTTGAGGGATTGTTTCCCTAAAGGCCTGTCTCCATTTGTCCTAAGCCTTACGCTCCCACTGGAGCAAATGTCTCACGATGTACATATACAAAAGATTAATGCAGTATCAAACATTTATCAAGCACTTACTGTGAGGTAGGTACTTGTAAGaacttaaaatatactttaaCTATCTTTTGTACCTATTaatgtcttcattttatagatgactaCACTGAGAACGAGGCAGAATGGTTTGGACCTCAAGCAGTCCAGTCTTAGGCCAGGAGATGTGCTCCTTAACTGCCCTCACTCCATTCTCCCTTTTGTCTTCTTTTGAGTTGCAGGTTTTATTCAGAGTAGAGCTAACTTTGCTATCTGACCACTCAGGACATTCTCTCACAGCGCTGGAAACTGTCTCACTTCTGCATTCTTAATATAACCATCCTTCCAAAGGAAAAACACCTCTGCCTAACTACTGGAATCCCTCCACAGCAAACAACAGAACTGACACTGAATGTGACCAGTTTATCCTTTCAACAAGCACGTGTGTTTGGCCCCGAGAGTaaagattaaaacaaaaccaGCACTGCTTTTAGGGATCACAAGAGAAAACTGCAACAGGTGGTGGAGAGGTAACTGGGCTCAGAGCCAAGGGCTGTTGGGCGCCCTTAGTAATTTTTATGGATTCCAGGGTGAAAGCAGACAAGAGTCAGACAGGAAGCATGTCATTTTACCTCTGCCCCCATCCCTATACAAGACAACTCAAGAGGGTGTATCAGAGAAATGCCATCAAATACAAAAACTAAATCTAAGCTGCTGCTGTTATGTGGTAGAAAGCCCATAAAATTCACTCCATCCCCACTGCACAGAGGCATTAGCTGTCCCATTACTTGTCTGCTGGCCACCAAGTATTACCAACATGCAGACACAAAGCTCTAAGCACATTGTGTTTATTGAACTATTGACTCAACCTTTTAAGAGACAGCCAAATGCTTCTCCTGGGGGAATCTCTCCTCCTTCAATACTCAGACAGCTTGTGAAAGCAGTAAACTGTAATGCCATAGTGACTTTATGGTTGGAAACCAGATAGGCAACAGGCACTTATTATACAGACCACAATGTGGTTAGCTCTCAGAGCAGCCTCCTGATCCGTTACACGCTAGGTTATAATTACTTATCAGGCAACCCTTGGTTGAAATTCTGCCAAGTTTTGTTTTTACTCTAGTTCAATATGAACCTCTGAATTTAAGGTGCTTTGTGTTACATATCAGGGAGGTTTTAATAATCACAAAAGTCTCATGAGAAAGCAACATGCTAGCCAATATTTAAAGGTATCgcaaatttattctttcaaaacCAATAACTGGAAACTGCTTTTCTCAGTTGTCAACTCTGATCACGGGATGAATTTTGTCTTCAACATTCTATATCTCCTCTCATTTGCTCTTCATCCTCTCTAACATCAACACTGGCAAGTACCAAGTCCACAAGTGGCAAATACAAAATACTGCCACACATTAGTAGAAACATGTACACCAAATTTTACTATGCgtattaataaatattctttattttaaattttgcacATTGCGCTTTAACATTACATCCAAACATTTTGCAAGTGGATGTCTACTTTGTAAAACCATATATTCAGCTCACTGTCATTTCTGTACAGAAGTATAAGTACAACATTACTTTTTGCCACTAAGTTGCTTTAGTAAGTCTCACAGGAAGAGAAACATTTAATGAAAAGAGATGGCTTAAATCATATGGCAGGCCTATGCAGCCACACAACTAAAGACACAAGCCTGAAGAAAGAACAAACTAATGAGATTACCTCCACCGTCTCCCAAAACAAGAAAGAATCACATTGATTTAAGATAAAATTTTGCCATCCGTCACTAAAttaagagggtttttttttttgaaagagaaGGCGCAGTAGTCATCTCGAGTGTTTCATTGAAAGACAGGGCTACTTTATTTAATTTACTCCAGCCGTTGTCAACCAGCCACTACAAATGGGCCTCTTGTGATCATTTAAGCGGCAGTATTTATTAAATTTCTCCTTCAGATGCTGTCGGTATTGTTCTCTATTGCTGTAGAAAGACTGGTTATTAGCCATAAATGACTGTATTTCATCTTGTGAGATAAAGATTTCCTCATCTGAAGTACATTCAGACTCATCCTGCAAATTAAAGCAATAGTTAATACTGTGACTTAAATTAAGAATGCAAAATGCTACACTGATGGAGCACACCTAAAAATGAAAGCAAGTTTAGCTTTTTAGTTTCAAATCAGTCACATAAAGCCTTTAATTGGAATGTTTAGAGAATAAGCAAAAAGTCATTCTGTCTTAGAAAGTATAAGAGATAATAAAACCCAACTCAACTTGGTTTGAAATTCTGCATCTATAATTTGTCCTAGAAGCCTGTGTGCCCAGCAGACTACCAACATAcctttgccttaaaaaaaatggCTAATTAGAGATGGTTACAACTAGTTAATTTTAAATAACCAGACTTAACAGTAGCTGGTCTTGTGTTGTAACTTTTATCTCTACCAACTAAGTAAAATACAACCTTTTCTAAACTTACGAAGTATCACCATCAAACTTTACAaccatataaaaaagaaaaactagtatTCTCAAGGATTTGGTTCCATTAGGATCCAAATTACTATAGAAAAGACacccccttctcttccctttccccCTCCTCCAAGCCCCACATAAACTATGCACTGGGTTGGTTGGAATCAGGTATAATTCACCTGAAATATGGAGAACTGGAGTCAGTTATAAAAGATTTTCCAATTTATCCTACATGCTCCTAAAGAAGTAACCTAGAAAGTGGGCCCTAGGTCAGATTCTATATTCTTTCCTGGTCTGTATGGGTGGCTACCATAAATTGCCACCCAGAAAGGCAGTTTGTTTACAATTACCCTCTTCAAGGAGACAGAGCCCTGGATATAAAACTAACTGTATACCCCTTTCCCAACTAGTCTCTTCTACCTTTGAGGCAAAGAAGGGCTAGGAAATGTGCTCCAAGAAGCAGTTGCATAAACCAAGAGTGGAAGAGGATAAATGAAGTTACCAAAAAATAATGCAGTAATGCCCTTAATTTCTTAaaagcctccctcccctcccaactTTAAACTCTCAAATACTTGTTCTCTCCCACATCTACCCACTGAGTAATCAGTAATCCATAATAAGATGTCATGGCTTACTTACAAGGAGTTCAACTAAGCTCTTGGCACCTTTTCCAGAATCAGGACCAAACGACATTTCTGTAGGTTCTGCAAACTGTTGTATGTTTTTCCTATGCTCAAACCAAGGTAGTGGCTGCCCACCCTTTTCAGAGCTGCTGTAACAGCTTTCAGGATGTGCATCTTTGGTCTTGTCCCGGTGAAACACTGTGTGCACGGTATTTCCTGAGGTCTCTCGATTGCCTAGATCTGTAATACAGCTTCCAAGTTTTTGGAtctaaaaccacagcaaaggattCCCaggtaaaaaaggcaggaaatagtaacaattacttaaaaaaaaaaaaaagccctgacAGTTTGCTAAGTTTTTAGAGGAAATACTGAGTAACAGCAGCAGCTGGCATTTACTACACACAAGACACTACACTAACCCATCAATAAAATCTCATTTCATCTCCACAGAACCTAATCTGATAGGGACTATTATCTGAGatcttatagatgagaaaattaagatcAAGCAAACTGCTCAAGACTAcacagaaaatacatttaaaagtattcagaaaagaatgaattggattTATGACTCACATGGACTGTGGGACAACCATATCAGACACACACGTACAAGAATCGCTAGATGAGCAACCAATGGAACCATGTAAGGTACCCATGCTAGCTGCAAGCTGCACACCTCCCACTCCAAGGCACACAGGCTGTTCTCCCCTCAACAGCAGAGGTTAAGAACCGCAAGTTATGACACTTACATGTTCATCACATTTCAacatcttgcttttctttttcttctttttattttttcctttggtggTATTCTCTTCAGCATTTGCCCAACATTCAACACAACTATCACCGTCATCTTCTTTGTCCTCACAGTGATGAACACAGGAGTCATCACCTGCAGAAATCAATAATCTCCTGTTTATGTGC
The sequence above is a segment of the Manis pentadactyla isolate mManPen7 chromosome 4, mManPen7.hap1, whole genome shotgun sequence genome. Coding sequences within it:
- the DHRS11 gene encoding dehydrogenase/reductase SDR family member 11 isoform X2 produces the protein MERWRDRLALVTGASGGIGAAVARALVQQGLKVVGCARTVGNIEELAAECRSAGYPGTLIPYRCDLSSEEDILSMFSAVRSQHSGVDICINNAGLARPDTLLSGSTSGWRDMFNVNVLALSICTREAYQSMKERKVDDGHIININSMSGHRVSPQSVTHFYSATKYAVTALTEGLRQELREAQSHIRATCLKPEDVAEAVIYVLSTPPHVHIGDIQMRPTEQMT